The genomic interval AGCGGCTCTGGAAAAAATCCGGTCGCAGAAAGTGACCGTAACCGAACTGAGCAAAATGACTAATCGCCCGGAAGAAGAGATATTGAGGGCAGTGGAAGAACTTCAGGAGCGGTTGCTGGAACTCCAGAAGGAAAATAAGAAACTCAAGAGCGAGAAATTCGCCGGCGGCTCTATCTCGGTCGGGCAGGAAACAAAGATTGGTTCGCTCGCCTTCCGCTTCCACAATTTCGGCAATATCGAAATTGATGAAATGGCCGGCTGGGTTGACAGCGGCAAAAGCGCCAACAGTCCGGTCGTCACCGCCGCTATCGGCAATATCAACGGCAAAGCGACTTTTATGGCATCCTCCAGCGCCACTGCGAAAGTTGATATTGGAAAATTCTCAAAAGGAATACTAAGTCAGTTCGGCGGACGAGGCGGCGGCAAAGAGAATTTTGCGCAGGGGACAGTTCCGGCCGATATCGAGCCGGACCGATTTTTCAAAGAGTTCGAGACCAAACTCAAGGAAACAATAAATCGATAACCGGGGGAGCAATGGTATTTAAAAAATTACTCGAAGCCCGGGCAAAGCGGGGCGGTGCTTTCTTACTGCTTATCGACCCCGACCGCCTTCCTGAAGCGCAAATTCCTTATCTCATCGAAACGGCGCAGGAAGCCGAGGTCGATGCTTTTCTCGTCGGCACCAGTTTCATGCTCTACAGCAACTTCCACCAGGCAGTCCGTCAGATAAAGCAATATGCCACCATTCCTGTGGTCATCTTCCCCGGTTCGCACAGCCAGATTTCGCCTGATGCCGACGCCATCCTCTTTATGTCGCTTCTCTCCGGAAGAAATCCGCAGTACCTGATCGACGAGCAGGTCAAAGGAGCGCCGCTGGTCAAAGAGTTCGGACTCGAGGTCATTCCCACCGGTTATCTGCTGGTGGCATCTGGACTGACCACATCTGTCCAGTACATTTCGAACACCCAGCCGCTTCCCCGCGACAAGCATGATATCGCCTGCGCCCACGCTCTGGCGGCGCAGTTTCTCGGAATGCAACTTTTGTATCTTG from Candidatus Zixiibacteriota bacterium carries:
- a CDS encoding geranylgeranylglyceryl/heptaprenylglyceryl phosphate synthase, whose product is MVFKKLLEARAKRGGAFLLLIDPDRLPEAQIPYLIETAQEAEVDAFLVGTSFMLYSNFHQAVRQIKQYATIPVVIFPGSHSQISPDADAILFMSLLSGRNPQYLIDEQVKGAPLVKEFGLEVIPTGYLLVASGLTTSVQYISNTQPLPRDKHDIACAHALAAQFLGMQLLYLDAGSGAEQPVPEEMITAVTEYTSLPLQVGGGLRAPEDIERKLSAGASLVVVGNQFEEKIDKTMLREFVAAAHPLEKVSV